In Novipirellula caenicola, a genomic segment contains:
- the xrtU gene encoding exosortase U, which translates to MATIDPSAALDTELLSDSTTYETHRPNAVWIGFWAALTLPFLPMLVSYLLNLWNLEHYRFFPFALLAVAAIGYSRVQRPLHGPRGALAWGALAAAFVLAAASFRLGSPWVSCIGFVFLVLAFFSSQSGLGGGRLIAVAVPLLPMVRLPLGMDQLVVIRLQSITTSLSSVLLDVLSVAHAVQGNVIQLPNRELFVAEACSGIQSVFTLAFAATLLVAYHRRRLWLLPMYVVAAVVLAIFGNVLRVTIVAVAEAWFVLDLATGWPHTLLGYATLGIALLCFLSFDHLIVSLLHAAPAYDDESTYNPLLRLWNVTVDRRYRFTADDSVGYSSLPDEPARLQQRVTLSDRVGSLLENKRLRFASAAVLLVLTGVSFATASSLTIPGYGDGGGFMAEHRIVEPSEDIFDAHLQTLEILDHQQSRNNDNPQLGKNADLWQAKLGDLPAQIVLSQTYLGWHELCFCYEIDGWRVLNREIAMQSSELDLTSEQRSPEEAADSPPWHPYAYARLRKQATYEGYLFYAGIFADGEVMVPPPKPGMLGQRFTPADQPENTSDEMVMFQVWITSPKKLSPETLRGVQDDFQAMVAALSSKMKESR; encoded by the coding sequence ATGGCCACCATCGATCCTTCCGCTGCTTTGGATACGGAATTGCTTTCGGATTCCACTACTTACGAAACCCATCGTCCCAATGCGGTTTGGATCGGGTTTTGGGCCGCATTGACACTGCCGTTCCTGCCGATGCTCGTTTCCTACTTGCTGAACCTTTGGAACCTCGAGCATTATCGCTTTTTCCCCTTCGCTCTCCTTGCGGTCGCTGCGATTGGCTACTCCCGCGTCCAGCGGCCACTGCATGGTCCTCGCGGCGCCCTCGCCTGGGGTGCCTTGGCGGCTGCGTTTGTCCTTGCCGCGGCTTCGTTTCGACTGGGTTCGCCTTGGGTCAGCTGTATCGGATTCGTCTTTCTTGTCCTCGCCTTCTTCAGCTCTCAATCGGGACTTGGCGGTGGCCGCTTGATTGCGGTGGCGGTTCCTCTGCTACCGATGGTCCGTTTGCCGTTGGGGATGGATCAATTGGTAGTCATTCGGCTGCAAAGCATCACCACATCGTTGTCCAGCGTGCTGTTGGATGTTCTAAGTGTGGCGCATGCGGTGCAAGGCAACGTGATTCAATTGCCCAATCGCGAACTGTTTGTTGCCGAAGCGTGTAGCGGGATCCAATCGGTCTTCACGCTGGCGTTTGCTGCGACATTGTTGGTGGCGTACCACCGCCGTCGACTTTGGCTGTTGCCGATGTACGTCGTCGCCGCAGTGGTGCTGGCCATCTTTGGAAACGTTTTGCGGGTGACAATAGTGGCGGTGGCAGAAGCCTGGTTTGTGCTCGATCTGGCGACGGGATGGCCACATACGCTGCTCGGCTACGCGACGCTGGGGATTGCGTTGCTCTGTTTTTTGTCGTTCGATCATTTGATCGTCAGTCTGCTGCATGCTGCGCCGGCCTACGATGACGAATCGACTTACAATCCGCTGCTGCGATTATGGAATGTCACGGTGGACCGGCGCTATCGATTCACTGCGGACGATTCGGTCGGCTACTCGAGCCTGCCCGATGAACCGGCTCGCTTACAACAACGCGTCACGCTTAGCGACCGTGTTGGCAGCTTGCTGGAAAACAAACGATTGCGATTCGCCTCCGCAGCGGTATTGTTGGTGTTGACGGGGGTCTCGTTTGCGACGGCATCGAGTTTAACGATCCCGGGGTATGGGGATGGCGGTGGTTTCATGGCCGAGCACCGGATCGTCGAACCAAGCGAGGATATCTTTGACGCTCATTTGCAGACCCTTGAGATTTTGGACCACCAACAGTCGCGAAATAATGACAATCCGCAACTGGGTAAAAACGCGGATCTGTGGCAGGCGAAACTTGGCGATTTGCCCGCTCAAATCGTGCTCAGCCAGACCTATCTCGGTTGGCATGAACTCTGTTTCTGTTACGAGATCGACGGTTGGCGGGTGCTGAATCGAGAGATCGCGATGCAGTCAAGCGAGCTGGACCTCACTAGCGAGCAACGATCGCCTGAGGAGGCCGCCGACTCGCCGCCATGGCATCCTTACGCCTATGCACGTCTTCGCAAGCAGGCAACGTATGAAGGCTATTTGTTTTACGCCGGCATTTTCGCGGATGGCGAAGTGATGGTGCCGCCACCGAAACCGGGAATGCTGGGGCAACGGTTCACGCCTGCGGATCAACCCGAAAACACATCGGACGAGATGGTGATGTTTCAAGTTTGGATCACCAGCCCCAAAAAACTATCACCCGAGACACTTCGCGGTGTGCAAGATGATTTCCAAGCGATGGTGGCAGCGCTATCCAGCAAGATGAAAGAGAGTCGTTGA